In Sphingobium sp. Z007, one DNA window encodes the following:
- a CDS encoding COQ9 family protein, with translation MSETSDRTLDEIRALLAPALARHAAFDGWRPQAVAMAAAEEGVDADIAALAFADGAIDMIDAWFASIDARMIEALPADELAALSIRKKITVLIEARLALLAPDREALRRAIAILALPTNALRAARLGWRAADVMWRAAGDTTTDLAHYSKRTTLTALYTATLLVFVDDDSEGHADSRAFLARRIDNVMQFEKLKAKVKGAGSGERLSLSRFIGRLRYPAI, from the coding sequence ATGAGCGAAACATCGGACCGCACCCTCGACGAAATCCGCGCGCTGCTGGCCCCTGCGCTGGCGCGCCATGCCGCCTTTGACGGGTGGCGCCCACAGGCCGTGGCGATGGCTGCGGCGGAAGAGGGCGTGGATGCGGACATCGCCGCTCTGGCTTTTGCCGATGGCGCGATCGACATGATCGACGCCTGGTTCGCCAGCATCGACGCCCGCATGATCGAAGCGCTGCCGGCGGACGAACTGGCGGCGCTGTCGATCCGCAAGAAAATCACCGTCCTGATCGAGGCGCGGCTGGCGCTGCTGGCGCCCGATCGCGAAGCGCTGCGCCGCGCGATCGCCATCCTCGCGCTGCCGACCAACGCCCTGCGCGCCGCCCGGCTGGGCTGGCGCGCGGCGGACGTGATGTGGCGTGCAGCGGGCGACACGACGACGGACCTCGCCCATTACAGCAAGCGCACGACGTTGACCGCGCTCTACACCGCCACGCTGTTGGTGTTCGTGGATGACGACAGCGAGGGCCATGCCGACAGCCGCGCCTTCCTGGCGCGCCGGATCGACAATGTGATGCAATTCGAAAAGCTCAAGGCGAAGGTCAAGGGCGCAGGCAGCGGCGAGCGGCTGAGCCTGTCGCGCTTCATCGGCCGCTTACGCTACCCCGCTATCTGA
- a CDS encoding FeoA family protein, with product MRLTDLPLRQPAYVDLIDWSVLSPSEGQRLREFGLCEGASVEALHHGGIFGKGPIACRIGRMTIAMRRSHAAAVTVRTGPEQDI from the coding sequence GTGCGTCTTACCGACCTGCCGTTGCGCCAACCTGCTTATGTCGACCTGATCGATTGGTCTGTCCTGTCGCCGTCGGAAGGCCAGCGGCTGCGCGAATTCGGCCTGTGTGAGGGCGCGAGCGTTGAAGCGCTGCACCATGGCGGGATTTTCGGCAAGGGGCCGATCGCTTGCCGTATTGGCCGCATGACCATCGCGATGCGGCGCAGTCATGCCGCCGCGGTCACGGTGCGCACGGGACCGGAGCAGGACATATGA
- a CDS encoding ferrous iron transporter B: MSALPLVALVGNPNAGKSALFNALTGARQKLGNYPGVTVERKAGRLALSDGRPVELVDLPGTYSLDPGSPDEQVTRDVVMGKQTGEKRPDALVIVVDAANLDNHLRFALELLALGLPTIVALNMVDLATRDGLELDAAVLARELGVPVISTVAVRKRGLDHLREELEGLLNGAPRAYLGGSAQDFDTVRREAGRIARAAIVRETPSRRLTAAVDRVALHPVFGLLLLLALLFVMFQGVYTWSEAPMALIEGLAEAAANAVRGALPDGIVRSFLVDGVINGVGSVVVFLPQILILFFFILMLEATGYMVRAAFLMDGLMAKVGLSGRAFIPLLSSFACAIPGIMATRTIADPRDRLTTILIAPLMTCSARLPVYAVIIGAFIPARDVLPGVGLQGLVLFCLYLAGIVGAMLVAMLLRMTVTKGASGGFLMEMPKYQWPRPQDILLGLWQRAVIFLKRAGTIIFTSTVILWLLLSFPRVPDGDPTSQVDHSIAGRIASGLNVVLEPIGFNRDISLALIPAMAAREVAVSALATVYSIDAGDDEALLERSLGDRLKDQWPLPTALAFLAWFVFAPQCISTIAVTRRETNGWKWPMFMVGYLFALAYVAAGITYWTATALGLG; the protein is encoded by the coding sequence ATGAGCGCGCTGCCGCTGGTCGCGCTGGTCGGCAATCCCAATGCGGGCAAAAGCGCGCTGTTCAATGCGCTGACCGGCGCGCGGCAGAAGCTGGGCAATTATCCGGGCGTCACGGTGGAGCGCAAGGCGGGGCGATTGGCCCTGTCCGACGGCCGCCCGGTGGAGCTTGTCGATCTGCCCGGCACCTACAGCCTGGACCCCGGCAGCCCCGACGAACAGGTGACGCGCGACGTCGTGATGGGCAAGCAGACCGGCGAAAAGCGGCCCGACGCGCTGGTGATCGTCGTCGACGCCGCCAATCTGGACAATCATCTGCGCTTCGCGCTTGAACTTCTCGCACTTGGCCTGCCGACCATCGTCGCGCTCAACATGGTTGATCTGGCAACGCGCGACGGGCTTGAACTGGACGCAGCGGTGCTGGCGCGCGAACTGGGCGTGCCGGTGATATCGACCGTTGCGGTGCGCAAGCGCGGCTTAGATCATCTGCGCGAAGAACTGGAAGGGTTGCTGAACGGCGCGCCGCGCGCCTATCTCGGCGGTTCCGCGCAGGATTTCGATACGGTGCGCAGGGAAGCGGGCCGCATCGCGCGCGCCGCGATCGTGCGCGAGACCCCCTCCCGCCGACTGACCGCCGCGGTTGACCGGGTTGCGCTGCATCCTGTTTTTGGTCTTCTCCTGTTGCTCGCCCTCCTTTTTGTCATGTTCCAGGGGGTCTATACCTGGTCAGAAGCGCCGATGGCGTTGATCGAAGGACTGGCCGAGGCCGCCGCCAATGCGGTGCGCGGCGCCCTGCCCGACGGCATCGTCCGCTCCTTCCTGGTCGATGGCGTCATCAATGGTGTCGGATCGGTGGTCGTGTTCCTGCCGCAGATCCTGATCCTCTTCTTCTTCATCCTGATGCTGGAGGCGACCGGCTACATGGTCCGCGCCGCCTTCCTGATGGACGGGTTGATGGCGAAGGTCGGCCTGTCGGGTCGCGCCTTCATCCCGCTCCTGTCCTCCTTTGCCTGCGCCATTCCCGGCATCATGGCGACGCGGACCATCGCTGATCCCAGGGACCGGCTGACCACCATATTGATTGCGCCGCTGATGACCTGTTCGGCGCGGCTGCCGGTCTATGCCGTCATCATCGGTGCCTTCATTCCCGCGCGCGACGTGTTGCCGGGCGTGGGCCTTCAGGGCCTCGTCCTTTTCTGCCTCTATCTCGCCGGCATCGTCGGCGCGATGCTGGTCGCGATGCTGCTGCGCATGACCGTGACCAAGGGCGCGAGCGGCGGCTTCCTGATGGAAATGCCCAAATATCAGTGGCCCCGCCCGCAGGACATCCTGCTAGGCCTGTGGCAGCGTGCGGTCATCTTCTTGAAGCGCGCCGGCACGATCATCTTCACATCGACCGTGATCCTGTGGCTGCTCTTGAGCTTCCCGCGCGTGCCCGATGGCGATCCCACAAGCCAAGTCGATCATTCGATCGCCGGGCGGATTGCGAGCGGCCTCAACGTCGTGCTGGAACCGATCGGCTTCAACCGCGACATTTCGCTGGCACTGATCCCGGCGATGGCGGCGCGCGAAGTCGCGGTGTCGGCGCTCGCCACCGTCTATTCGATCGACGCGGGCGACGATGAAGCGCTGCTGGAACGGAGCCTGGGCGATCGGCTGAAGGACCAATGGCCGCTGCCCACCGCCCTTGCCTTCCTCGCCTGGTTCGTGTTCGCGCCGCAGTGCATTTCCACTATCGCGGTCACCCGGCGCGAGACGAACGGGTGGAAATGGCCGATGTTCATGGTCGGATACCTGTTTGCACTGGCTTATGTCGCGGCGGGCATCACCTACTGGACCGCGACGGCCTTGGGTTTGGGGTAG
- the ssb gene encoding single-stranded DNA-binding protein: protein MAGSVNKVILVGNLGADPEVKSFQNGGKICNLRIATSESWKDRMTGEKKERTEWHNVVINGEGLVGVAERFLRKGSKIYVEGQLRTRKWQDQSGNDRYTTEVALSGPGAVLTMLDGAPGGGQGGGGGGRSQQGVSDWGASSDGYDDFGGGSGGGQGGGGFGGGRSQGGGASGGGRAGSPNFDNDLDDEVPF, encoded by the coding sequence ATGGCAGGGTCTGTCAACAAGGTCATTCTGGTCGGCAATCTGGGCGCCGACCCGGAGGTCAAGAGCTTCCAGAATGGCGGCAAGATTTGCAATCTGCGCATCGCGACGTCCGAAAGCTGGAAGGACCGGATGACCGGCGAGAAAAAAGAGCGCACCGAATGGCATAATGTCGTCATCAATGGCGAAGGCCTGGTCGGCGTGGCTGAACGCTTCCTGCGCAAGGGCAGCAAAATCTATGTCGAGGGCCAGCTGCGCACCCGCAAATGGCAGGACCAGTCAGGCAATGACCGCTACACGACCGAAGTCGCGCTGTCGGGGCCGGGCGCGGTGCTGACCATGCTGGACGGCGCGCCGGGTGGTGGCCAGGGCGGCGGCGGCGGTGGCCGGTCGCAGCAGGGCGTGAGCGACTGGGGCGCATCGTCGGACGGCTATGATGATTTCGGCGGTGGTTCGGGCGGCGGCCAGGGCGGCGGCGGCTTTGGCGGCGGACGCTCGCAGGGCGGCGGCGCGTCTGGCGGCGGCCGGGCGGGCAGCCCCAATTTCGACAATGATCTGGACGATGAAGTGCCGTTCTGA
- a CDS encoding UTP--glucose-1-phosphate uridylyltransferase, with product MTKPIRKAVFPVAGLGTRFLPATKAVPKELLPVVDRPLIQYAVDEAREAGIEQFIFVTGRGKGAIEDYFDIAFECETLQRERGKDLSALEGTRLDPGNAVFLRQQESLGLGHAIWVARDIIGDEPFAILLPDEFMKGEKGNGCMKQMVDAYEKVGGNLVCALEIPMDQTPSYGVIDPGARDGVLTEVKGLVEKPKLGTAPSNLILPGRYILQPDVMKILETQEKGAGGEIQLTDAMASLIGKQPFHGVTFDGRRFDCGSKAGYIEANLALALERADLGDHIRAFATAELAR from the coding sequence TTGACCAAGCCGATTCGTAAAGCCGTATTTCCCGTCGCTGGCCTCGGCACGCGCTTCCTGCCCGCGACCAAGGCGGTGCCCAAGGAATTGCTGCCGGTGGTCGATCGCCCGCTGATCCAATATGCGGTGGACGAAGCGCGCGAAGCGGGGATCGAACAGTTCATCTTCGTGACCGGCCGCGGCAAGGGCGCGATCGAGGATTATTTCGACATCGCCTTCGAATGTGAGACGTTGCAGCGCGAACGTGGCAAGGATTTGTCGGCGCTGGAGGGGACGCGGCTCGATCCGGGCAATGCCGTCTTCCTGCGCCAGCAGGAATCGCTGGGCCTGGGCCACGCCATCTGGGTCGCGCGCGACATCATCGGCGACGAACCCTTCGCCATCCTGCTGCCTGACGAGTTCATGAAGGGCGAAAAGGGCAATGGCTGCATGAAGCAGATGGTCGACGCCTATGAGAAGGTCGGCGGCAATCTGGTCTGCGCGCTGGAAATTCCGATGGACCAGACGCCCAGCTATGGCGTGATTGATCCGGGCGCGCGCGACGGCGTGCTGACGGAGGTGAAGGGGCTGGTCGAAAAGCCCAAGCTTGGCACCGCGCCCAGCAACTTGATCTTGCCCGGCCGCTATATCCTTCAGCCCGACGTCATGAAGATCCTGGAAACCCAGGAAAAGGGCGCGGGCGGGGAAATCCAGCTGACCGACGCGATGGCCTCGCTGATCGGCAAGCAGCCTTTCCACGGCGTCACCTTCGACGGCCGCCGTTTCGATTGCGGGTCGAAGGCCGGCTATATCGAGGCGAACCTGGCGCTGGCGCTGGAGCGCGCGGATCTGGGCGACCATATTCGCGCCTTCGCGACGGCAGAACTGGCGCGCTGA
- a CDS encoding DUF1674 domain-containing protein, translated as MGTFNGKRPAHVKPPAHLSKSPPVPQPDPLDRPTPHDEAMSPVRYGDWERKGIAIDF; from the coding sequence ATGGGAACCTTCAACGGCAAGCGCCCCGCGCATGTGAAGCCGCCCGCGCATCTGTCCAAAAGCCCGCCGGTGCCGCAGCCCGATCCGCTGGACCGCCCTACGCCTCATGACGAGGCGATGAGCCCGGTGCGTTACGGCGATTGGGAGCGCAAAGGCATCGCGATCGATTTCTGA
- the htpX gene encoding zinc metalloprotease HtpX, with amino-acid sequence MNGMKTTMLLAALTALFMALGYTLGGSGGAVIALLVAAGMNLFTYWNADKIVLRMHDAREVDAQSAPEFYNLVRDLAQRAQLPMPRVYIIDQDAPNAFATGRNPQNAAVAATSGLLAMLSRDEVAGVMAHELGHVKNRDTLIMTMVATIAGAISMLANFGLFFRGGDREGGHGTMIASLMAVIVAPFAAMIVQMAISRTREYGADRAGAAISGNPHALASGLAKIAGQAERIPNPVAQRNPAAAQLYIVPTQVSELFSTHPATEKRIAALQDMAADMGAPRMTAAPRASALAPVGTPKRPRSALDPHGRR; translated from the coding sequence GTGAATGGCATGAAGACGACCATGCTGCTGGCGGCGCTGACCGCGCTGTTCATGGCGCTGGGCTATACGCTGGGCGGCAGCGGCGGGGCGGTGATCGCGCTGCTGGTGGCGGCCGGCATGAACCTCTTCACCTACTGGAACGCCGACAAGATCGTGCTGCGCATGCATGATGCGCGGGAGGTCGATGCCCAGAGCGCGCCCGAGTTCTACAATCTGGTCCGCGACCTGGCCCAGCGAGCGCAGCTTCCCATGCCGCGCGTCTATATCATCGACCAGGACGCACCCAACGCCTTCGCCACTGGGCGCAACCCGCAAAACGCCGCGGTCGCCGCCACCAGCGGCCTGCTGGCGATGCTGAGCCGCGACGAGGTGGCGGGCGTGATGGCGCATGAATTGGGCCATGTGAAGAACCGCGACACGCTGATCATGACCATGGTCGCGACGATCGCGGGCGCGATTTCCATGCTGGCCAATTTCGGCCTCTTTTTTCGCGGCGGCGACCGGGAGGGCGGCCATGGTACCATGATCGCCAGCCTGATGGCGGTGATCGTCGCCCCCTTCGCGGCGATGATCGTGCAGATGGCGATCAGCCGCACCCGCGAATATGGCGCCGACCGGGCCGGGGCGGCGATCAGCGGCAATCCCCATGCGCTCGCTTCCGGCCTCGCCAAGATCGCGGGACAGGCAGAGCGAATCCCCAATCCGGTGGCGCAGCGCAATCCGGCGGCGGCGCAGCTTTATATCGTGCCGACGCAAGTCAGCGAACTCTTCTCCACACATCCCGCGACAGAAAAGCGCATCGCCGCGTTGCAGGATATGGCGGCGGACATGGGCGCACCCAGGATGACGGCAGCGCCCCGCGCATCGGCCCTTGCGCCCGTCGGTACGCCGAAACGCCCCCGCAGCGCGCTCGACCCGCACGGCCGCCGCTAA
- a CDS encoding RsmB/NOP family class I SAM-dependent RNA methyltransferase translates to MVHKSATRPEDVPGLPARRAALKLLDAVLRRGDPLELALHGAAQGLPPADRALVHAIAAETLRHLPDLDALIDGATQQILPPDAKARMVLRIALVQTLVLDTPAHAAIATALPLVDGGPRKLVHGVFGTVTRGEPTLPVPPTLPAEVAERWGAQWGEAMPQAAAHAYAIRPPVDVSLRDAAETAKWTVELNGASFAPGHVRLPESVAIPTLPGFAEGAWWVQDVAAACAARLLGPGDDRVVLDLCAAPGGKTMQLAAAGWRVTAIDQSKKRLERLTENLTRTGLTAEVVATDLRAWLPDAPVDAILLDAPCTATGIYRRHPDVLHRIGPRQIAELAELQSALLARAADWLKPGGRMIYATCSLERAEGEEQVERFLADRPDFALVPIEPDETPDGIAPTAQGWLRTLPDTLAAQGGTDGFFIARLAKTAN, encoded by the coding sequence ATGGTCCATAAATCAGCCACCCGCCCCGAAGATGTCCCCGGCCTGCCCGCCCGCCGCGCCGCGCTCAAACTGCTCGATGCGGTGCTGCGCCGGGGCGATCCGCTGGAGCTGGCGCTGCATGGCGCGGCGCAGGGATTGCCGCCCGCCGACCGCGCGCTGGTCCATGCGATCGCCGCCGAAACGCTGCGCCACCTGCCTGATCTCGATGCGCTGATCGACGGCGCGACCCAGCAGATCCTGCCCCCCGACGCCAAGGCGCGGATGGTGCTGCGCATCGCGCTCGTCCAGACATTGGTGCTCGACACCCCGGCCCATGCGGCCATTGCGACGGCCCTGCCGCTGGTCGACGGTGGGCCGCGCAAGCTGGTCCATGGCGTGTTCGGCACGGTGACGCGCGGGGAACCCACCCTGCCCGTCCCCCCGACCCTGCCTGCCGAGGTCGCCGAGCGCTGGGGCGCCCAATGGGGCGAGGCGATGCCGCAGGCCGCCGCCCATGCCTATGCGATCCGGCCACCGGTCGATGTGAGCCTGCGTGACGCGGCTGAGACAGCGAAGTGGACAGTTGAATTGAACGGCGCGTCCTTCGCGCCCGGCCATGTCCGTTTGCCTGAAAGCGTCGCTATCCCGACCCTGCCGGGCTTTGCGGAAGGCGCCTGGTGGGTGCAGGATGTCGCTGCCGCCTGCGCCGCGCGGCTACTGGGTCCGGGCGATGACCGAGTCGTTCTAGACCTGTGCGCCGCGCCGGGCGGCAAGACGATGCAGCTGGCGGCGGCCGGCTGGCGCGTCACCGCAATCGACCAATCGAAGAAACGGCTCGAGCGGCTGACCGAGAATCTGACGCGCACCGGCCTGACCGCCGAGGTGGTGGCAACGGACCTGCGGGCATGGCTGCCGGACGCACCGGTGGACGCGATCCTGCTCGACGCGCCCTGCACCGCGACCGGCATTTACCGCCGCCATCCCGACGTGCTGCACCGCATCGGCCCGCGCCAGATCGCGGAGCTGGCCGAACTGCAAAGCGCCCTGCTGGCCCGCGCCGCCGACTGGCTGAAGCCGGGCGGCCGGATGATCTACGCCACCTGTTCGCTGGAACGGGCGGAGGGCGAAGAGCAGGTCGAGCGCTTCCTTGCCGACCGCCCGGACTTCGCGCTGGTGCCAATCGAACCCGACGAAACGCCCGACGGCATCGCACCCACGGCGCAGGGCTGGCTGCGCACCCTGCCCGACACGCTGGCGGCGCAGGGCGGCACAGATGGATTTTTCATTGCCAGGCTTGCCAAGACGGCGAACTAA
- a CDS encoding diguanylate cyclase yields MRPTEPLPLHHSWPLYDLREHLAPVLLDASIARNDAALAERGLGLWHCNLADNALSWTAGVYDIFGLERDRAVSRPLSVSLYTPDSREAMERLRAYAIRHKRGFTLDVDINQIDGAGQCAMRLIAAPVMDDEGIVVGLHGVKQLLPRGAPASQRLDPTIFVML; encoded by the coding sequence TTGCGTCCGACCGAGCCTCTTCCCCTCCATCATAGCTGGCCGCTCTATGACCTGCGTGAGCATCTTGCCCCGGTGCTGCTCGACGCCAGCATTGCGCGCAACGATGCCGCGTTGGCGGAACGGGGCCTGGGCCTGTGGCATTGCAACCTGGCCGACAATGCGCTGAGCTGGACCGCCGGGGTTTATGACATATTCGGGCTGGAACGGGACCGCGCGGTATCGCGTCCGCTTTCGGTATCGCTCTATACACCGGACTCGCGCGAAGCGATGGAGCGGCTGCGCGCCTATGCCATCCGCCACAAGCGCGGTTTCACCCTGGACGTCGATATCAACCAGATCGATGGCGCGGGCCAGTGCGCGATGCGGCTGATCGCTGCGCCTGTCATGGACGACGAAGGGATCGTGGTCGGGCTGCATGGCGTGAAGCAATTACTGCCCCGCGGCGCGCCCGCGTCGCAGCGGCTGGACCCCACGATCTTCGTGATGCTGTAA
- the rpe gene encoding ribulose-phosphate 3-epimerase, producing MTRPILISPSILSADFARLGDEVRAIDAAGCDWVHIDVMDGHFVPNITIGPNVVKALRPHTTKTFDVHLMISPVDQYLEAFVAAGSDIITVHPEAGPHIHRTVQHIKSLGVKAGVVLNPGTPAKMLDYLIDDVDLILVMSVNPGFGGQSFIENQLRKIEAIRKMIDKSGRDIRLQVDGGIDFTTAPKAIDAGADVLVAGTATFRGGPSAYADNIRKLRGG from the coding sequence ATGACCCGTCCCATTCTCATCTCGCCCTCCATTCTCTCCGCCGATTTCGCCCGCTTGGGCGATGAGGTCCGCGCCATCGACGCAGCAGGCTGCGACTGGGTGCATATCGACGTCATGGACGGGCATTTCGTGCCGAACATCACGATCGGCCCGAACGTGGTGAAGGCGCTGCGCCCGCATACGACCAAGACGTTCGACGTCCATTTGATGATCTCGCCGGTCGATCAATATCTCGAAGCCTTCGTGGCGGCGGGGTCCGACATCATCACCGTCCATCCCGAAGCGGGTCCGCACATCCACCGCACCGTCCAGCATATCAAGTCGCTGGGCGTGAAGGCGGGCGTCGTGCTCAATCCCGGCACACCGGCCAAGATGCTGGATTATCTGATCGATGACGTCGACCTGATCCTGGTGATGAGCGTCAACCCCGGTTTCGGCGGGCAGAGCTTTATCGAAAATCAGCTACGCAAGATCGAAGCGATCCGCAAGATGATCGACAAATCGGGCCGGGACATCCGCCTTCAGGTCGATGGCGGCATCGATTTCACCACCGCGCCCAAGGCGATCGATGCAGGTGCCGATGTGCTGGTCGCGGGCACCGCCACCTTCCGCGGCGGCCCATCCGCCTATGCCGACAATATTCGGAAGCTGCGGGGCGGGTGA
- a CDS encoding heparinase II/III family protein: MNDHRRIASRSTPDAAPEAGDDGIEQGKRLIRVADDKGLSLAQKIANQFYLLSWKTPIHGRKLRGKYPLKLLAVPDDVIPGDSRAGAAMRAGYLLFRGHKLPVDALDFAKLAVGPAFADYLHGFRWLRDLASSATREQGAPIAEAIMRKWLSTHHETPSEPAWRADNAGWRLLFWTAHAPLILSSSDLVYRSLVLNCIARTARHLDRSADKAPMGLPRLVAWCGIVAAALLIPGGGPRKLFGEAGLKRAIDSGFHADGGIVSRSPLAQLEAVMLLSMLRAVYDVRREAPPACLIEGLNRAVPALLGLTHGDGGLGSWQGSGAIDPDLVSAVIAASRVRARPLRQARDWGYQRIAAGSTVLQIDAAPPPVSRLAEAGCASTGAIEISDGPLRLVVNCGGAALEGAWIPADLAQGLRTTAAHSTLVLNDSNSTALLPDGTLGKGVTEVELNRQELDNGSRLDLSHDGYVRRLGYVHRRLLMMSGDGKEIRGEDMLTPAERRRKPGKQPVQLRFHLAPGVEPTLTADNMGAVLRIDHGALWQYRTGAGVLSIEDSLWVDGDGRPHPTKQLVVTSEALPGGSSIGWLFKRVG; this comes from the coding sequence GTGAACGACCACCGGCGCATCGCCAGCCGCTCCACGCCCGACGCCGCGCCAGAGGCCGGCGACGACGGCATAGAGCAGGGCAAGCGCCTCATCCGCGTCGCGGATGACAAGGGATTGTCGCTGGCGCAGAAGATCGCCAATCAATTCTATCTGCTGAGCTGGAAGACGCCGATCCACGGCCGCAAGCTGCGCGGCAAATATCCCTTGAAGCTGCTTGCGGTGCCCGACGACGTCATCCCCGGCGACAGCCGGGCGGGCGCGGCGATGCGAGCGGGCTATCTGCTGTTTCGCGGCCACAAGCTGCCGGTCGATGCGCTCGACTTCGCCAAGCTGGCGGTCGGCCCGGCCTTTGCCGACTATCTGCACGGCTTCCGCTGGCTGCGCGACCTGGCCAGCAGCGCGACCCGCGAACAGGGCGCGCCGATCGCCGAAGCGATCATGCGCAAATGGCTGTCGACGCATCATGAAACGCCCAGCGAACCGGCCTGGCGCGCGGACAATGCGGGCTGGCGGCTGCTATTCTGGACCGCGCACGCGCCGCTGATCCTCTCATCCAGCGACCTGGTCTATCGCTCGCTGGTCTTGAACTGCATCGCCCGCACCGCCCGCCATCTGGATCGCAGCGCCGACAAGGCGCCGATGGGCCTGCCCCGGCTGGTCGCTTGGTGCGGCATCGTCGCCGCCGCGCTGCTGATCCCCGGCGGGGGCCCGCGCAAGCTGTTCGGCGAAGCGGGCCTCAAGCGCGCGATCGACAGCGGTTTCCATGCCGATGGCGGCATCGTGTCGCGATCGCCGCTGGCGCAGCTGGAGGCGGTGATGCTGCTGTCCATGCTGCGCGCCGTTTATGACGTGCGCCGGGAAGCGCCGCCCGCCTGCCTGATCGAAGGATTGAACCGCGCGGTCCCGGCGCTGCTGGGCCTCACCCATGGCGATGGGGGGCTGGGCAGCTGGCAGGGGTCCGGCGCGATCGATCCCGACCTGGTGTCCGCCGTGATCGCGGCCAGCCGGGTGCGCGCCCGGCCGCTGCGCCAGGCGCGCGACTGGGGCTATCAACGGATCGCCGCGGGATCGACCGTGCTGCAGATCGACGCCGCCCCGCCCCCGGTGTCGCGCCTCGCCGAAGCGGGCTGCGCATCGACCGGCGCGATCGAGATCAGCGACGGGCCGCTGCGGCTGGTCGTCAATTGCGGCGGCGCGGCGTTGGAGGGGGCGTGGATTCCCGCCGATCTGGCGCAAGGGCTGCGCACCACCGCGGCGCACAGCACGCTGGTTCTCAACGACAGCAATTCCACTGCGCTGCTGCCCGACGGGACGCTGGGCAAGGGCGTGACCGAAGTAGAGCTGAACCGGCAGGAGCTGGACAATGGCAGCCGGCTGGACCTGTCCCATGACGGCTATGTCCGCCGCTTGGGCTATGTCCATCGCCGCCTGCTGATGATGAGCGGCGACGGCAAGGAAATCCGGGGCGAGGATATGCTGACCCCGGCCGAACGCCGCCGCAAGCCCGGCAAACAGCCGGTGCAGTTGCGCTTCCATCTGGCGCCAGGGGTCGAACCCACGCTGACGGCGGACAATATGGGCGCGGTGCTGCGCATCGACCATGGCGCGCTGTGGCAATATCGCACCGGCGCGGGCGTGCTGAGCATCGAGGACAGCCTGTGGGTCGACGGCGACGGCCGCCCCCATCCGACCAAACAACTGGTCGTGACCAGCGAAGCGCTGCCCGGCGGATCGAGCATCGGCTGGTTGTTCAAGCGGGTCGGGTGA